Sequence from the Aromatoleum petrolei genome:
CATCTGCTGCACTTCGCGCACCGACGCCATGACCTTCTCGTGTTCCTCGATGTGGCAGTCCCGCGCCGGGAAGTTTCCCGCGGACATCCAGGCGGCTTCCTCCGCGAAGTGGTGCTCGGCGTGGGCGGCGAAACGGTCGAGCAGCGCCGGGAAGACTTCGTCTCCGACGACCTGCATGGCGTGCACGAGCTCGACGAACTCGTGGTGGATGTCGTCCATCGGCCCATAGCCGAGGAGGAATTCGTCGCTCCAGGGGGTCGCCTGCTCGCTCATTTCCGGTCTCCGTTCAGGTATTCGGCAGGCCGCGCGGGCCGCCCATGCCGATCATCGCGAGGAATTCGCGGCGCGTCGAGGCGTCTTCGCGAAAC
This genomic interval carries:
- a CDS encoding hemerythrin domain-containing protein; this translates as MSEQATPWSDEFLLGYGPMDDIHHEFVELVHAMQVVGDEVFPALLDRFAAHAEHHFAEEAAWMSAGNFPARDCHIEEHEKVMASVREVQQMVAAGNIEVGRRLAVALEEWFPGHATYMDSALAQWMVKRSTGGVPLVLKRAVTT